One genomic region from Reichenbachiella ulvae encodes:
- a CDS encoding DUF3108 domain-containing protein, with protein sequence MKLSFIKAYLSIFLLLSGPSYAQSKNPGDGKEKKMKAENLEYKFKLGWFTLGGGSLSFQENSRIINNDYHHVVKAHAYTDGMAAFFTDMDDDYLSIINSKSLQPYFSEKHVTIKNGFWDQWNQFDREKNIIDVKAIKTKKDEKDPRAWKVNMTDDSYDIVSTLVYFMDVNWFRVPKGDTVTIRCHYDKKVYPVCLIYNGIEKIKFEEDKVSAHRVQIYFPEDRKYTVGRPIFGWMSTDGRNIPLVIQSKMAFGNARCELTAIDGEDPDF encoded by the coding sequence ATGAAATTGAGTTTTATCAAAGCATACCTGTCAATATTCCTCCTGTTGTCCGGCCCTAGTTATGCCCAATCCAAAAATCCTGGTGATGGCAAAGAAAAAAAAATGAAAGCCGAAAACCTGGAATATAAATTTAAATTGGGGTGGTTCACGTTAGGTGGCGGTAGCCTGAGCTTTCAGGAGAACTCAAGGATCATCAACAATGACTACCATCATGTGGTGAAGGCTCATGCGTATACCGATGGGATGGCGGCTTTTTTCACAGATATGGATGACGACTATTTATCGATCATAAACAGTAAAAGCCTGCAGCCTTACTTTTCAGAAAAACATGTTACGATCAAAAATGGTTTCTGGGATCAGTGGAATCAATTTGACCGTGAAAAGAATATAATAGATGTTAAGGCTATCAAAACTAAAAAGGATGAAAAGGATCCAAGAGCATGGAAAGTAAACATGACAGATGATAGCTACGACATAGTCAGTACTCTCGTCTACTTCATGGATGTCAACTGGTTTAGAGTCCCCAAAGGTGATACAGTAACCATCAGGTGCCACTATGACAAAAAAGTCTATCCTGTATGCTTGATCTACAATGGAATCGAAAAGATCAAATTTGAAGAAGATAAAGTAAGTGCACATCGCGTTCAAATCTACTTTCCAGAAGACAGAAAGTATACCGTAGGCAGACCTATCTTTGGTTGGATGTCCACAGATGGACGCAATATCCCACTGGTGATTCAATCCAAAATGGCCTTTGGTAACGCACGCTGTGAACTGACTGCAATTGATGGAGAGGATCCCGATTTTTAA
- a CDS encoding pirin family protein: MSGKIINIEPMVFPWRTQDPFLFCAHHRDLYPKGNEDFGPDASLAGRNIGQDFSIKDGFRMYHGTKVPGFPYHPHRGFETVTIAKEGVVDHSDSLGAAGRFSDGDVQWMTAGRGVQHSEMFPLLNKDNGNTLEIFQIWLNLPAKSKLVEPHFAMLWNEKIPVVTQETDGAKASARIIAGAFGDQQPLAPAPDSWAADTDHEVAIWSMKLEPGAELMLPGAKSAEATRTLYFYQGTGLEMEGQVIPDYHLVDVDSTEELTLKGGAEECHVLLLQGKPIKEPVVQHGPFVMNTQEQIHQTMLEYGRTQFGGWPWSKAEQVHDPAKGRFALHADGREEVPE; this comes from the coding sequence ATGTCAGGTAAGATTATAAATATAGAGCCCATGGTATTTCCATGGAGGACACAAGATCCATTTCTTTTTTGTGCGCACCATAGGGATTTGTATCCCAAAGGCAATGAGGATTTTGGACCAGATGCCAGTTTAGCTGGACGTAATATTGGACAGGATTTCTCTATTAAGGATGGCTTCAGAATGTATCATGGTACCAAAGTGCCAGGTTTTCCTTACCATCCGCATAGAGGTTTCGAAACCGTCACTATTGCCAAAGAAGGTGTGGTAGATCACTCGGATTCTTTGGGAGCAGCGGGTCGCTTCAGCGATGGAGATGTGCAATGGATGACCGCCGGTCGAGGAGTTCAGCACTCAGAGATGTTCCCTTTGCTGAATAAAGATAATGGTAATACCCTGGAGATCTTTCAAATCTGGTTGAATTTGCCGGCTAAGAGTAAACTGGTTGAGCCTCACTTCGCTATGCTTTGGAATGAAAAGATCCCTGTAGTAACGCAGGAAACGGATGGCGCAAAAGCTAGCGCGCGCATCATAGCAGGGGCATTCGGTGATCAACAGCCGTTGGCACCAGCACCAGACTCCTGGGCTGCAGATACCGATCATGAAGTGGCGATATGGTCTATGAAGCTAGAACCTGGAGCTGAGTTGATGTTGCCAGGTGCAAAAAGTGCTGAAGCCACACGTACGCTCTATTTCTATCAGGGTACAGGGTTAGAAATGGAAGGACAAGTCATTCCTGACTATCATTTGGTAGACGTAGATAGTACAGAGGAGCTTACTCTGAAAGGCGGGGCTGAAGAGTGTCATGTACTGCTATTGCAAGGTAAACCAATCAAGGAGCCCGTAGTTCAGCATGGACCGTTTGTGATGAATACGCAGGAGCAGATTCATCAAACGATGCTCGAATATGGTCGTACGCAGTTTGGTGGATGGCCCTGGTCAAAAGCTGAGCAAGTCCATGATCCTGCCAAAGGACGCTTCGCTCTTCATGCTGATGGCAGAGAAGAAGTGCCAGAGTGA
- a CDS encoding RNA-binding domain-containing protein — MKPRFKKLFLNLSVLIVIVALALLGYVTVTIQKARTELSKQAIKELSDRSMEHFEAFYNPIDRMAAILSDWGREEVLLIDDPQRLTAQLMPLLKELQLISGLSIADTLGNSYYLTQLEGNWLYRYYQKETGLYHWVTIDSTMTVLADREEELDYDPKTRAWYQLGMSEVEIRRPLWTKAYSFSDSQDWGVSGVVNWQDSTKGTIVAAVDIPLKNLFTRISTFGKGSGSQSFLFNDEEKVFDPNHSPQFFVSTTELDEYFDKVLNVWSDSAGFQSNSFEWSGDKYWVGLQPLHITQRSIWLATFTREGNFFTVLGNNFASVGVVSVMIVLLGILVAFWLVRRAKPQIEAPEIEMSNFESSVKSWIAQGEGSQVEFKSTVRMNLHSNNPGKEIELAWLKGVVAFLNTDGGLLFLGVDDEGEFLGLNADRFPNEDKCLLHVKNLIKEHIGPSYFQFIDFGVRSVEGMNLVYIQVKPSTIAAYLKPKTGEEIFYIRSGPASEKLPMSKVVDYLKRRRVFE, encoded by the coding sequence ATGAAGCCCCGTTTTAAAAAGCTCTTTTTAAATCTATCGGTATTGATCGTTATTGTGGCTTTGGCATTATTGGGCTATGTCACAGTCACCATTCAAAAAGCCAGAACAGAGCTATCAAAACAAGCCATTAAGGAATTGTCCGATCGATCGATGGAGCACTTTGAGGCCTTCTACAATCCGATTGATCGTATGGCTGCCATTCTCAGTGATTGGGGCAGGGAAGAGGTGCTATTGATAGACGATCCTCAGAGGTTAACTGCACAATTGATGCCCTTGCTTAAGGAGCTTCAGCTTATTTCAGGTTTGTCCATTGCGGATACATTAGGGAACTCCTATTACTTGACTCAGCTAGAAGGCAACTGGCTATATAGGTACTATCAGAAGGAAACTGGATTGTATCATTGGGTCACTATTGATAGCACAATGACGGTTCTGGCTGATCGGGAGGAAGAGCTGGATTATGATCCGAAAACCAGAGCCTGGTATCAATTAGGTATGTCTGAGGTGGAGATAAGAAGACCACTATGGACTAAGGCTTATTCTTTTAGCGATAGTCAGGATTGGGGAGTTAGTGGAGTGGTCAATTGGCAGGATTCTACCAAGGGTACCATAGTAGCTGCCGTGGATATTCCTTTAAAAAATCTCTTTACTCGTATTTCTACCTTTGGGAAAGGTAGTGGTTCCCAGTCCTTTTTGTTTAATGATGAGGAGAAGGTTTTTGATCCCAATCACTCCCCTCAGTTTTTTGTTTCTACGACTGAACTGGATGAATACTTTGATAAAGTACTCAATGTTTGGTCAGACTCTGCAGGTTTTCAAAGCAATAGTTTTGAGTGGTCAGGTGATAAGTACTGGGTAGGTTTACAGCCCCTACATATCACTCAGAGAAGCATATGGTTGGCTACATTCACAAGAGAGGGGAATTTCTTCACAGTGCTAGGTAACAATTTTGCCTCAGTCGGAGTGGTATCTGTCATGATCGTTCTGCTAGGGATATTAGTAGCGTTTTGGTTAGTTCGACGTGCCAAACCTCAGATCGAAGCACCAGAGATTGAGATGTCAAACTTTGAATCTAGTGTGAAATCATGGATAGCTCAGGGTGAGGGTAGTCAGGTCGAATTCAAAAGCACGGTTAGAATGAATTTGCATTCGAACAACCCTGGTAAGGAAATAGAGTTAGCCTGGCTCAAAGGTGTAGTAGCTTTCTTGAATACTGATGGCGGCTTATTGTTTTTAGGAGTAGATGATGAAGGAGAATTTTTAGGGCTGAATGCTGACCGTTTTCCTAATGAAGATAAATGTTTGCTCCATGTCAAAAATCTAATCAAAGAGCATATTGGTCCCAGTTATTTTCAATTTATAGATTTTGGAGTCAGAAGTGTAGAAGGGATGAATCTGGTATACATTCAGGTCAAACCTTCAACAATTGCCGCTTATTTGAAACCAAAGACAGGAGAGGAGATTTTCTACATTCGGAGTGGTCCTGCCAGCGAAAAGCTGCCAATGAGTAAGGTTGTAGATTACCTCAAAAGACGCAGGGTATTCGAATAA
- a CDS encoding twitch domain-containing radical SAM protein gives MGYQYSDQKFCPMPWLHLHVDTQGLIKACCSTSVTFGNLNKDSVSEIWQSKSINDFRQQVIKSGVDKRCAACLNREASGKSSMRTETLARYPDLSQSILDNEGKVDTKPVYLDLRFSNLCNLRCRTCWHGASSSWFKEAKALKNTAADQAIIRATENNSEIIQGVLQLAEEVEEVYFAGGEPLMMEEHYQLLDLLCQSGQQPLLRYNTNLSILKLKNQHVLEFWKEFKKVQLSVSVDEIEERGEYVRKGLKWEVLVDNMRQIKKECPHVKLEIAPTVSVFNVGRLGLLHRYFVEKELISVNDIYLNMLDRPFYYNIVNLSDREKQSATSEIRAHLDWLRENQANEIMMNEFESIISYMNSRTASEKQMNKRVEADALLDKIRGEKFPLIE, from the coding sequence ATGGGTTATCAATATTCAGACCAAAAATTTTGTCCTATGCCCTGGTTGCATCTTCATGTGGATACTCAGGGCCTTATAAAGGCCTGTTGCAGCACTTCAGTGACTTTTGGTAATTTGAATAAAGATAGTGTTTCCGAAATATGGCAGAGTAAAAGTATCAATGACTTTCGTCAGCAGGTGATAAAATCTGGGGTGGATAAAAGGTGTGCAGCATGTCTCAATAGAGAAGCTTCTGGCAAGTCCAGTATGAGAACCGAAACACTGGCAAGGTACCCTGATTTGAGTCAGTCAATTCTCGATAATGAAGGAAAGGTTGATACTAAACCTGTATATCTGGATTTAAGATTTTCTAATCTCTGCAATCTTCGCTGTAGGACTTGTTGGCATGGAGCGAGTTCTAGTTGGTTCAAAGAAGCCAAAGCGCTGAAGAATACCGCAGCAGATCAAGCGATCATTCGTGCTACGGAAAACAACAGTGAGATAATCCAGGGGGTGTTGCAGTTGGCTGAAGAGGTGGAGGAGGTGTATTTTGCCGGAGGAGAGCCACTGATGATGGAAGAGCATTATCAATTATTGGATCTGCTGTGTCAGTCTGGTCAGCAACCCCTGCTTAGGTATAATACAAATCTTTCCATTTTAAAATTGAAGAATCAGCATGTCCTGGAATTCTGGAAAGAATTTAAAAAGGTTCAGCTTTCCGTCAGTGTAGACGAAATAGAAGAAAGAGGTGAGTATGTCAGAAAAGGATTGAAATGGGAGGTGCTGGTGGACAATATGCGGCAGATCAAGAAAGAATGTCCACATGTCAAACTCGAAATTGCTCCGACGGTCAGTGTATTTAATGTAGGACGATTAGGCTTGCTACATCGATACTTTGTTGAAAAAGAATTGATATCCGTCAATGACATCTATTTGAATATGCTGGATCGACCCTTTTACTACAACATCGTGAATCTGAGTGATAGGGAGAAGCAAAGTGCTACTTCAGAGATACGTGCACATTTGGACTGGTTGCGGGAAAATCAAGCCAATGAAATCATGATGAATGAGTTCGAATCCATCATTAGTTATATGAATAGTCGAACAGCTAGTGAAAAGCAAATGAATAAGAGGGTGGAGGCTGATGCCCTTTTGGATAAAATACGTGGTGAAAAGTTTCCGTTGATTGAATGA
- a CDS encoding MbnP family protein produces MKYIYYLGGMIAFALLSSCEENNDSNSAGTIEIKFDNVVGEKQSGILSNPYNEDYPFTTAKVQDYNLTLVKYIVSEIVLEGPEGAYYADDLVIAGDDVNGYYLVDESNLSSQNVTIEGIMPGIYDQISFKIGIEEEGVDQGASIILDGMFWTWNSGYIGIKVEGQSPQSDGESFGETIEEENPRGFGYHIGGWGSPNNVRTVTIDMDEILVSPDFKPEIHLVADIAKFLDGGETFDFSVQNSVHHPQAGSVYADNIPLMFSFDHVHNNPL; encoded by the coding sequence ATGAAATACATATATTATCTAGGGGGAATGATCGCTTTTGCATTGCTATCCTCATGTGAAGAAAACAATGATTCTAATAGTGCTGGTACAATCGAGATCAAATTCGATAATGTAGTAGGAGAGAAGCAGTCCGGTATTTTGTCCAACCCATACAATGAAGATTACCCTTTTACGACTGCCAAGGTTCAGGACTATAACCTGACTTTGGTCAAATACATCGTGAGTGAAATTGTATTAGAAGGGCCAGAAGGTGCTTATTATGCAGATGATCTAGTAATAGCAGGGGATGATGTTAACGGTTATTATCTGGTAGATGAGTCCAACCTCTCTAGTCAAAATGTGACCATAGAAGGAATCATGCCTGGAATCTATGATCAAATTAGTTTCAAGATCGGAATAGAGGAAGAAGGTGTAGATCAGGGTGCGAGCATCATACTAGATGGAATGTTCTGGACATGGAATAGCGGCTACATTGGAATAAAAGTAGAAGGGCAATCGCCTCAGAGCGACGGTGAGTCCTTTGGTGAAACCATTGAAGAAGAAAATCCACGAGGTTTTGGTTATCATATCGGTGGATGGGGTTCACCTAACAATGTAAGAACAGTCACGATTGATATGGATGAAATACTGGTGAGTCCGGATTTCAAACCAGAGATTCACCTTGTTGCGGATATCGCTAAATTTTTAGATGGAGGAGAAACCTTTGATTTCTCTGTTCAAAACAGCGTTCATCACCCTCAGGCAGGTTCTGTATATGCTGATAACATCCCCTTGATGTTCTCATTTGATCACGTGCATAACAATCCACTTTGA
- a CDS encoding DUF3347 domain-containing protein has protein sequence MKNLALIPLLFVLIACQSKKNETEKSYMVENTELSAAKTEKEDLKFKSTGIQTIYSAYASLRDALVETDFETAKKYAQQLSIALESESKMQEAGIASNIFSAGEIEIARRHFYELNEGMEAILEGNIESGKINKCYCPMALDNKGASWFSTKDEINNPYFGDKMLKCGVIKKTLE, from the coding sequence ATGAAAAATCTTGCCCTAATTCCATTACTATTCGTCTTGATTGCATGCCAAAGCAAAAAGAATGAAACAGAAAAAAGCTATATGGTGGAGAATACAGAACTCTCCGCAGCAAAAACTGAGAAAGAAGATTTAAAATTCAAAAGCACAGGGATTCAAACCATCTATTCAGCCTATGCTAGCCTACGAGATGCCCTAGTTGAAACAGATTTTGAAACGGCTAAAAAATATGCTCAGCAATTGAGCATTGCACTAGAGTCAGAAAGCAAAATGCAAGAAGCCGGTATTGCGAGCAACATTTTCTCAGCTGGGGAAATTGAGATTGCTCGAAGACACTTTTATGAGTTAAACGAAGGTATGGAAGCAATTCTAGAAGGAAACATTGAATCGGGAAAAATCAATAAGTGCTACTGCCCTATGGCTCTGGACAATAAAGGAGCCAGTTGGTTTAGCACCAAAGACGAAATTAATAACCCCTACTTCGGAGACAAAATGCTAAAGTGTGGAGTCATCAAAAAAACATTGGAATAG
- a CDS encoding efflux RND transporter periplasmic adaptor subunit, whose product MIPVVEVKANDVPLYRQFVGQVYGLKDIPIRARVEGYLLDIHFKEGQSVKKDQLLYSIDPEPLLAELSSQQAKVAEAKTKLANAENQLKRYEPLAEINAVSKSDLDFAKAQRDAALASLNAAKGNLRSSQIQLSYCKIKSPINGFIGKTNARVGEFVGRDPNPVILNTISKIDTVRVQFFLTEAEYLQVARYIRDHKNQFKSDSVKRDPVELGLILSDGSVHPYKGKVDFVNREVDATTGAILVQASFPNPDRIIRPGQFARVKVKMEEKKNTIAIPQRCVTEMQGQFSVMMVTDSSTVQSVPIKLGEKVSDLWLVESGLKIGDQIVLEGLQKVRSGMKIQPDTTVFNSVSSVE is encoded by the coding sequence GTGATACCAGTTGTTGAGGTTAAAGCGAATGATGTTCCTCTCTATCGACAGTTTGTAGGTCAGGTGTATGGGCTCAAAGACATTCCAATTAGAGCAAGAGTTGAGGGATATCTTCTAGATATTCATTTCAAGGAAGGACAAAGTGTAAAGAAAGATCAGCTTTTGTATTCCATTGATCCTGAGCCTCTTTTGGCCGAATTGTCGAGTCAGCAGGCAAAAGTTGCAGAAGCAAAAACCAAATTAGCCAATGCTGAAAATCAATTGAAACGCTATGAACCGTTGGCTGAGATCAATGCGGTGAGTAAAAGTGATTTGGATTTTGCTAAAGCTCAAAGGGATGCAGCTTTGGCTTCTCTCAATGCGGCCAAAGGAAACCTTAGATCAAGTCAAATTCAATTGAGCTACTGTAAAATTAAATCGCCAATCAATGGATTTATAGGTAAGACTAATGCAAGAGTGGGAGAATTTGTAGGACGTGATCCTAATCCTGTAATTTTAAATACGATTTCTAAAATTGATACCGTAAGGGTTCAATTCTTTCTTACTGAAGCAGAATACTTACAAGTAGCAAGATATATTAGAGATCATAAGAATCAGTTCAAATCGGATAGTGTGAAAAGGGATCCAGTTGAATTGGGTCTGATTTTGTCTGATGGTTCGGTGCACCCATATAAGGGAAAAGTTGACTTTGTGAATAGGGAGGTGGATGCTACTACTGGAGCCATACTGGTTCAGGCCTCTTTCCCAAATCCGGATCGTATCATTCGTCCGGGTCAGTTTGCGCGAGTTAAAGTCAAAATGGAAGAAAAAAAGAATACAATAGCCATACCCCAAAGATGTGTCACCGAGATGCAAGGGCAATTTTCAGTCATGATGGTTACCGATAGTAGCACAGTACAATCAGTTCCGATCAAGTTAGGAGAAAAAGTCAGTGACTTGTGGCTGGTCGAAAGTGGTCTGAAGATTGGAGACCAAATCGTTTTGGAGGGACTTCAGAAGGTGAGATCTGGAATGAAAATCCAACCAGATACCACAGTGTTCAATAGTGTTTCATCTGTAGAGTAA
- a CDS encoding transporter → MRILITTLFLLTSFSTWACDICGCQLGAYSFGILSQNPSHFIGFRYSQAQFHASIDNEVLADEYSDDTYQMVELMGRYMINSKWYVTASLPYGINKMDGNSQQVSINGIGDPILLSYYNLFNTSSENFRKWNHSLLLGAGLKFPLGEYDAEDQDQIINRNFQLGSGSLDYLVASIYTVKYQNWGLNLEGSYKINSKNNLDYRIGNQFNALAKVYYALIQPEFSLLPYVGMVYEQSAMHTEEGFKQINTGGKVTMGQIGLQAYAGPVMLMGNYNMIVSQYFNTDSRSTITSDNRFQLGLVFNLSLGAKREMDL, encoded by the coding sequence ATGAGAATTTTAATAACAACCCTTTTTCTTCTTACCTCATTTTCTACCTGGGCCTGCGATATTTGCGGTTGCCAGTTAGGCGCTTATTCTTTTGGGATATTGTCTCAGAACCCGTCGCACTTTATAGGCTTCAGGTACAGTCAGGCGCAGTTCCATGCTTCGATCGATAATGAGGTGCTCGCAGACGAATACTCTGATGATACGTACCAGATGGTAGAGCTGATGGGGCGTTATATGATCAATTCCAAATGGTATGTTACAGCTTCTCTTCCTTATGGAATCAACAAAATGGATGGCAATAGCCAGCAAGTTTCTATCAATGGGATCGGAGACCCTATCCTGCTTTCTTATTATAATCTTTTCAACACCAGTAGTGAGAATTTTCGAAAGTGGAATCATTCGTTATTGTTGGGTGCGGGGTTGAAATTTCCATTGGGTGAGTATGATGCAGAAGATCAAGATCAGATCATCAATCGCAATTTTCAATTGGGGTCGGGTAGTTTGGATTATTTGGTTGCTTCGATCTATACTGTCAAATACCAAAACTGGGGATTGAATCTGGAAGGAAGCTATAAGATCAATTCGAAGAATAATTTGGATTATCGTATCGGAAATCAATTCAATGCGCTGGCTAAGGTTTATTATGCTTTGATCCAGCCTGAATTCAGTTTGCTACCTTATGTGGGGATGGTTTATGAGCAGTCTGCTATGCACACTGAGGAGGGCTTCAAGCAAATCAATACAGGCGGCAAAGTGACTATGGGCCAAATAGGTTTACAGGCCTATGCGGGACCCGTTATGCTGATGGGGAATTATAATATGATTGTTTCCCAGTACTTTAATACCGATAGCCGAAGTACCATTACTTCCGACAATCGTTTTCAGCTTGGGTTGGTGTTTAATCTTTCGTTAGGAGCTAAGAGGGAGATGGATCTTTAA
- a CDS encoding cytochrome-c peroxidase, which yields MQRLFVSVFFAVFLFSCDHGSENTVPFGFQQPEHFPEATYTFENNPVTKEGFELGKFIFNDPLLSRDSTISCASCHDQRVAFADPQHRLSIGIDGRLGERNAPPIFNLAFVNEFFWDGGVVHVDFISLNPIANPLEMDHDVALVIEDMKSDPEYQQKFAAAFGEGKEINSARMLHALSQFMVMMVSANSRYDQYLLEGEALSEAELRGLALFENNCASCHEGILFTDRGFHNNGLDSEFTDVGRYLITERDEDLGKFKTPSLRNIALTAPFMHDGRFKSLEEVLHQYAEAVKDAQTLDASLKADGRLGISLTDQEQFDIIAFLETLTDESFVSNPLFFAP from the coding sequence ATGCAAAGGCTGTTTGTATCGGTGTTTTTTGCTGTGTTTTTATTTTCCTGTGACCATGGAAGTGAAAACACGGTGCCTTTTGGTTTTCAGCAACCGGAGCATTTTCCTGAGGCGACTTATACATTTGAAAACAATCCGGTGACAAAAGAAGGGTTCGAATTAGGAAAGTTCATTTTCAATGACCCTCTACTATCTCGTGACAGTACGATTTCTTGTGCTTCATGCCACGATCAGCGTGTGGCTTTTGCTGATCCGCAGCATCGATTGAGTATTGGGATTGATGGTAGGCTGGGAGAGCGAAATGCGCCTCCCATTTTCAACCTGGCTTTCGTCAATGAGTTCTTTTGGGATGGTGGTGTGGTGCATGTGGATTTTATTTCCCTCAATCCAATTGCTAATCCGTTAGAAATGGATCATGATGTTGCTCTGGTGATAGAAGATATGAAAAGCGATCCAGAGTATCAGCAGAAGTTTGCTGCGGCCTTTGGGGAAGGAAAGGAAATCAATAGCGCCAGAATGCTGCACGCTTTGTCCCAATTCATGGTGATGATGGTGTCAGCCAATTCGCGTTACGATCAATACTTGCTAGAAGGCGAGGCTTTGAGTGAGGCGGAACTTAGAGGTTTAGCGCTTTTCGAAAACAATTGTGCTAGCTGCCATGAAGGGATACTCTTTACGGATCGCGGTTTTCACAACAATGGTCTGGACAGTGAGTTTACTGATGTCGGCCGCTATCTGATCACGGAACGTGACGAAGACTTGGGTAAGTTCAAAACGCCCAGCCTTCGTAACATTGCCCTTACGGCTCCCTTCATGCATGATGGGCGTTTCAAGAGCTTGGAGGAGGTGCTGCATCAATATGCAGAAGCAGTAAAAGATGCTCAAACTCTTGATGCAAGCTTGAAAGCTGATGGCCGGTTGGGTATTTCTTTGACCGATCAGGAACAGTTTGATATCATCGCCTTTTTAGAAACACTCACCGACGAATCCTTCGTCTCCAACCCTTTGTTTTTTGCTCCATGA
- the yaaA gene encoding peroxide stress protein YaaA, with protein MIALISPAKTLDFDNKPSVEHTFPRFPKETKELISVLKEKKVEDLQSLMSLSENLAQLNVERYNSFKAAHNEKNSKTCLHAFKGDVYLGLEAETLDDKGLNFAQEHLRILSGLYGLLRPLDLIQPYRLEMGTKLAFDNHKTLYSFWEDKIAKLLLRDLKKQGDDIVLNLASNEYFKSVDRKALKATVINTEFKDFKNGQYKIISFFAKRARGLMARYIIDHQINDIESLKGFNYDGYYFDPKESSDTNLAFKRG; from the coding sequence ATGATCGCATTGATATCCCCGGCAAAGACTCTAGATTTTGACAATAAACCATCTGTAGAACATACTTTTCCGCGTTTCCCAAAAGAAACCAAAGAGCTGATTTCTGTACTTAAGGAAAAGAAAGTGGAAGACTTGCAATCGCTCATGAGCCTAAGCGAAAACCTGGCCCAGCTCAATGTAGAAAGATACAATAGCTTTAAGGCAGCTCACAATGAGAAGAATTCTAAAACCTGTCTACATGCATTTAAAGGAGACGTCTATTTAGGGCTTGAAGCTGAAACTTTGGATGACAAGGGTCTGAACTTTGCTCAAGAACATCTACGCATACTCTCTGGTCTTTATGGATTACTGCGTCCCCTAGATTTAATTCAGCCATATCGTTTGGAAATGGGAACCAAGCTGGCTTTTGACAATCACAAAACACTATACAGCTTTTGGGAAGATAAAATTGCTAAACTCCTCCTCCGTGATCTGAAAAAGCAAGGAGATGATATAGTACTCAACCTGGCCTCCAACGAATACTTTAAATCCGTTGACCGAAAAGCGCTGAAAGCAACCGTGATCAACACAGAATTCAAAGACTTTAAAAATGGCCAATACAAAATCATCTCCTTCTTCGCCAAACGCGCAAGAGGTCTAATGGCGCGCTACATCATCGACCATCAAATCAACGATATAGAGAGCCTCAAAGGCTTCAACTATGATGGCTACTATTTTGATCCCAAGGAATCCTCTGATACCAATCTAGCTTTTAAGAGAGGTTGA